A stretch of the Vigna radiata var. radiata cultivar VC1973A chromosome 7, Vradiata_ver6, whole genome shotgun sequence genome encodes the following:
- the LOC106765628 gene encoding uncharacterized protein C6C3.02c has product MPRRSSGGRSARPAPRAAPARSAPQPVHHAPPPAPAQSGGGGMLSGIGSTIAQGMAFGTGSAVAHRAVDAVMGPRTIQHETVVGEAAAAAPVPTANTFGNDSCNVHTKAFQDCLNSYGNDISKCQFYMDMLAECRRNSGASLSA; this is encoded by the exons GGAGATCTGCCCGTCCTGCACCTCGTGCAGCACCAGCTCGCTCTGCACCTCAGCCAG TTCACCATGCTCCTCCTCCAGCCCCTGCTCagagtggtggtggtggtatgCTTAGTGGCATTGGCTCAACCATTGCCCAAG GCATGGCCTTTGGCACTGGAAGTGCAGTAGCACACAGGGCTGTGGATGCAGTTATGGGTCCTCGTACCATTCAACACGAAACGGTTGTCGGTGAGGCTGCTGCTGCTGCACCCGTACCCACTGCTAATACGTTTGGAAACGATTCATGCAATGTCCATACAAAGGCATTCCAAGAT TGCCTAAACAGCTATGGAAACGACATTAGCAAGTGCCAGTTTTACATGGATATGCTAGCAGAATGCAGGAGGAACTCTGGAGCTTCATTGAGTGCGTAA